The Mangifera indica cultivar Alphonso chromosome 8, CATAS_Mindica_2.1, whole genome shotgun sequence genome has a window encoding:
- the LOC123224209 gene encoding probable pectin methyltransferase QUA3 translates to MGHLNLPASKRNARQWKLLDIVTASFFGLVLLFFLLVFTPLGDSLAASGRQALLLSTSDPRQRQRLVALVEASHRHKPIESCPADSVDYMPCEDPRRNSQLSREMNFYRERHCPLPDETPLCLIPPPDGYRVPVHWPESLGKIWHANMPYNKIADRKGHQGWMKESGLYFIFPGGGTMFTDGADKYIDKLKQYIPINGGSLRTALDMGCGVASFGGSLLAEDILTLSFAPRDSHKAQIQFALERGIPAFVAMLGTRRLPFPAFSFDFVHCSRCLIPFTAYNATYFLEVDRLLRPGGYLVISGPPVQWPKQDKEWADLQAVARALCYELIVVDGNTVIWKKPVGESCLPNQNEFGLELCQESDDPSYAWYFKLKKCVSRTSSVKGEYSIGTIPKWPERLARIPSRAWVIKNGNDVFEADTRRWTRRVAYYKKSLNVKLGTPAVRNVMDMNAFFGGFAAAIAYDPVWVMNVVPACKPSTLSVIYDRGLIGAYHDWCEPFSTYPRTYDLIHVASIESLIRSPGSRKNRCSIVDLIVEMDRMLRPEGTVIIRDSPEVIDKVSRVAHAVRWTTAIHEKEPESNGREKILVATKNFWKVLSTSL, encoded by the exons ATGGGTCACCTTAACTTACCTGCATCTAAGCGCAACGCCCGTCAATGGAAACTCCTAGACATAGTCACCGCCAGTTTCTTCGGATTAGTCCTTTTGTTCTTCCTCCTAGTCTTCACTCCACTCGGCGATTCTCTTGCCGCATCGGGCCGACAGGCTTTGCTTCTTTCCACTTCCGATCCACGTCAGCGCCAGAGATTGGTGGCTTTAGTTGAGGCCAGTCACCGCCATAAACCTATCGAGTCCTGTCCTGCTGACTCAGTAGATTACATGCCGTGTGAGGATCCGAGGCGCAATAGCCAACTCAGTAGAGAAATGAATTTCTATAGAGAAAGGCATTGTCCCTTACCCGATGAAACCCCGCTTTGTTTGATTCCTCCTCCCGATGGCTATAGAGTTCCTGTTCACTGGCCTGAGAGCTTGGGCAAG ATATGGCATGCCAACATGCCATACAATAAAATTGCAGACAGAAAAGGTCACCAAGGTTGGATGAAAGAAAGTGgcctttatttcatttttcctgGTGGCGGCACCATGTTCACCGATGGTGCCGACAAATACATTGACAAATTGAAACAGTACATTCCCATAAATGGGGGAAGTCTGAGGACTGCCCTTGATATGGGATGTGGG GTTGCCAGTTTTGGGGGATCTTTGTTGGCGGAAGATATTTTAACTCTCTCCTTCGCTCCCAGAGATTCGCACAAAGCGCAGATACAGTTTGCATTAGAAAGAGGGATACCAGCATTTGTTGCCATGCTTGGCACACGCAGACTTCCGTTTCCTGCCTTCTCATTTGATTTTGTACATTGCTCTCGATGTTTGATTCCATTTACTGCCTATA ATGCCACTTATTTCCTTGAGGTGGATCGATTACTTAGGCCTGGTGGATACCTAGTCATCTCTGGTCCCCCAGTACAGTGGCCTAAACAAGACAAGGAGTGGGCAGACCTCCAGGCTGTGGCAAGAGCCTTGTGTTatgagttgattgttgttgatgGAAACACTGTCATTTGGAAGAAGCCTGTCGGAGAATCATGTCTGCCCAACCAGAATGAGTTTGGGCTTGAATTGTGTCAAGAATCAGATGATCCAAGTTATGCATG GTATTTCAAGTTGAAGAAATGTGTCAGTAGGACTTCTTCTGTGAAAGGAGAATATTCTATTGGGACAATCCCAAAGTGGCCAGAGCGGCTAGCAAGAATTCCTTCAAGGGCCTGGGTCATTAAAAATGGGAATGATGTATTTGAGGCTGACACAAGGCGATGGACTAGAAGAGTTGCTTACTATAAGAAATCTTTGAACGTGAAGCTAGGAACTCCAGCTGTACGCAATGTCATGGATATGAATGCATTTTTTGGAGGTTTTGCCGCAGCAATTGCATATGATCCTGTCTGGGTGATGAATGTTGTTCCTGCTTGCAAACCATCAACTCTCAGTGTAATTTATGACAGAGGCCTTATTGGAGCCTATCATGATTG GTGTGAGCCTTTTTCAACATATCCCCGTACTTATGATCTAATCCATGTCGCTAGTATTGAATCACTAATAAGAAGTCCAGGGTCAAGGAAGAACAG GTGTAGCATAGTAGATTTGATAGTTGAGATGGATCGAATGTTGCGTCCGGAGGGAACAGTTATTATTCGAGATTCTCCTGAAGTCATTGACAAAGTAAGCCGTGTAGCTCATGCTGTAAGGTGGACAACTGCCATACACGAGAAAGAACCGGAATCAAATGGGCGAGAGAAAATTCTTGTTGCAACCAAAAATTTTTGGAAGGTACTTTCAACATCTCTCTGA